From the Vigna radiata var. radiata cultivar VC1973A unplaced genomic scaffold, Vradiata_ver6 scaffold_222, whole genome shotgun sequence genome, one window contains:
- the LOC111241051 gene encoding uncharacterized protein LOC111241051 — FLDEETWQAFRAKRLEHSFQEKRKIAQDLQKNNVHPHRLSRGGYDRLEEIMIREASSLATDDQSDLSLISPPPRHEKWKRARTKPSGEYTSEETRLIAKKIDDLVEKSTQGSFTQEGRDDILAVAIGRPEHPGYIRGVGRGVGLKQFFGGPXRKVTIAXLSESDKKVLKNEFKKELFPEFKKELIPELRQEILSEIKSEMASLGLTIQGPPKVASNVASTKGSCPLPEESGDGVDVPIDCELYVDDPHWHLVALGKIYNLGSTIHHEAINDDMLRVVVVDIKDSSARVPLPSEEVQIVGQAPGNFIIWPARLTKPIVDVSKKTNIVTPPQPQLSPLQQLALXIVTMGSKTIEIDMPPELTCKIGTTTLFVCHRDICEIVIGNDLLSTTVLQLWNLYLHHLCIERRNATIYGFLDPVIIQSVRNKSEEVQKYLIEMFEKAGKEVYLAPYLHKGHWQLLVIVPDHSLVVLLCSLHKKANTLSIKNILQASLEAHSRLRGIPCVSRKKMQIITPNCRR; from the exons TTCCTTGATGAGGAAACGTGGCAGGCTTTTCGGGCCAAACGATTAGAACATTCCTTTCAg gaaaagagaaaaattgcacaagaCCTTCAGAAAAATAATGTCCACCCACACAGATTGTCTCGTGGGGGATATGATAGGTTAGAGGAGATTATGATCCGTGAGGCCTCTTCCTTAGCTACCGATGATCAGTCAGATTTGAGTTTGATTTCTCCACCTCCACGTCATGAGAAATGGAAGCGAGCTCGCACTAAGCCATCAGGAGAATACACATCTGAAGAAACTCGACTTATAGCGAAGAAGATT GATGACTTAGTGGAAAAAAGCACTCAAGGCTCATTCACTCAAGAAGGCCGAGATGACATATTAGCTGTTGCCATTGGACGTCCGGAGCATCCAGGATATATCCGTGGTGTTGGACGAGGGGTAGGACTCAAGCAATTCTTTGGTGGTCCTANTCGAAAAGTTACTATAGCACANCTTAGTGAATCTGATAAAAAGGTGCtgaaaaatgagtttaagaAAGAATTGTTCCCAGAGTTTAAGAAAGAATTGATCCCAGAATTGAGACAAGAGATATTGTCAGAAATCAAATCAGAGATGGCATCCTTAGGATTGACTATTCAAGGTCCACCAAAGGTGGCTTCCAATGTTGCTAGCACAAAGGGGAGTTGTCCTCTTCCTGAGGAATCAGGGGATGGTGTTGATGTCCCAATTGATTGTGAATTGTATGTTGATGATCCCCATTGGCATTTGGTGGCTttaggtaaaatatataatttgggaAGCACCATTCACCATGAGGCTATTAATGATGATATGTTGCGAGTGGTGGTTGTAGATATTAAAGATTCTTCTGCTCGTGTTCCTCTGCCTAGTGAGGAGGTTCAAATAGTGGGACAAGCTCCAGGAAATTTTATCATTTGGCCAGCTAGATTGACAAAGCCAATTGTA GACGTTTCTAAGAAGACAAACATTGTTACACCTCCACAACCACAATTGTCTCCTCTCCAACAACTTGCTTTAGNGATAGTCACAATGGGGAGTAAAACTATTGAGATAGATATGCCTCCTGAACTCACATGCAAGATTGGTACTACCACTTTATTTGTATGTCATAGGGATATCTGTGAAATTGTCATTGGTAATGATCTCCTCTCTACAACAGTTCTACAACTTTGGAATTT GTATTTGCATCACCTCTGCATCGAGAGAAGGAATGCTACTATTTATGGATTTCTTGATCCTGTTATAATTCAAAGTGTAAGAAATAAATCAGAGGAGGTGCAAAAGTACTTGATAGAAATGTTTGAAAAAGCTGGTAAAGAGGTCTATTTAGCACCTTACTTGCATAA GGGTCATTGGCAATTGCTAGTTATTGTTCCTGATCATTCTCTTGTAGTTCTCTTGTGTTCCTTGCATAAGAAAGCTAACACATTGtccatcaaaaatatattacaggC GTCTTTGGAAGCTCATTCAAGGCTACGGGGTATTCCATGTGTTTCTAGGAAGAAGATGCAAATAATCACACCTAAT TGTCGACGTTAG